In the Carassius auratus strain Wakin chromosome 50, ASM336829v1, whole genome shotgun sequence genome, one interval contains:
- the LOC113067122 gene encoding NLR family CARD domain-containing protein 3-like — protein MCVYNIQTCLSFVRNNRKKRSKSPEPSGVSVNSTRSMHFPIQFSDGTVTSAPLIEEIDDTIASYDQTHIKQKRTEAVLQRVKDQHKTSMKNKFGCLFEGNKLQENETLLNRIFTQLYIIEGEREGVNEEHEVLQMEKSSRTQHSQQNPINCNDIFKALSKPGYEEKDKIKTVLTKGIAGIGKTVSVQKFILDWAEGEANQDVDFMFVFPFRELNLIQDRQYSLHRLLLDFHPELQDLDSKIYEECKVVFILDGLDESRMSLFSDDENVCDVNKSSSVGVLMSNLIRGNLLPSALIWITSRPAASNQIPSKCINRVTEIQGFNDPQKEEYFRKRISDKHQTSRIISHIRRARSLHIMCHIPVFCWISSTVIEKLLEEDLRAEIPQTFTEMYIHFLLIQMSKYEERDPQKLLKTKREVIVKLAEVAFKQLMKGNVMFYEEDLRESDLDIPDAYCGICTEIFKEESVIHQRKVYCFIHLSVQEFLAAFYVFYCYLSSNMEALKTFDSMHNLHKGAIDKALESKNGHLDLFLRFLLGISMESNQRLLQDLLTNTENSSESIRRTTQYIKEKIKYEQGLLTERYINLFLCLLEVKDQSLSREIQEFVKSEKHKEKKLSPSHCSAIAYMLQISEEVLDELDLKKYNTSDEGRRRLIPAVINCRKALLAGCNLTGQSYEIVSSALQSSNSVLRELDLSNNDLQDSGVKLLSDGLKSQNCQLEILRLSGCMVTEEGCHYLSSALSSNPSHLRELDLSYNHPGQAGVQLLSDKLKDPNCSLKILNLDHGEPFRIRPGLQKYFCDLTLDPNTANTQLILSENGEVKYVEQPQPYPDHPERFKDIPQVLCRESLTGRHYWEVERTGWARVSVAYKTISREGTVGKFGYNNKSWCLFCISDGFVFWHNNRNKNIPAPSAFYKRVGVYLDWPAGILSFYSVCDKHTLTHLHTFSTTFTEPVYAGFKVFDCSLSLCKITQQTNN, from the exons atgtgtgtgtataatatacaaACTTGTTTATCTTTTGTCAGAAACAACAGGAAGAAAAGATCAAAATCTCCAGAACCCAGCGGTGTCTCTGTGAATAGCACAAGATCCATGCATTTTCCCATTCAATTCAGTGATGGAACAGTGACTTCTGCCCCACT CATTGAGGAGATAGATGACACAATTGCATCCTACGATCAGACCCACATCAAGCAGAAAAGAACTGAAGCAGTCCTGCAGAGAGTCAAAGaccagcacaaaaccagcatgaaaaACAAGTTTGGCTGCTTATTTGAGGGAAACAAACTACAAGAGAATGAAACCCTCTTGAACAGGATCTtcacacagctctacatcatagaaggagagagagaaggagtgaatgaagaacatgaggttttacagatggagaaatcatccagaacacaacactcacaaCAAAATCCAATAAACTGTAATGACATCTTCAAAGCCTTATCTAAACCAGGATATGAGGAGAAAGACAAaatcaagactgttcttactaaaggcatcgctggaattggaaaaacagtctctgtgcagaagttcattctagACTGGGCAGAGGGAGAAGCCAATCAGGATGTggatttcatgtttgtgtttccatttcgagagctgaacttgattcAAGATCgtcagtacagtcttcacagacttctgctggacttcCATCCTGAgcttcaagatctggactcaaagatttatgaggagtgtaaagttgtgtttattctagatggtctggatgaaagcagaatgtCACTGTTTTCAGATGATGAGAACGTTTGTGATGTGAATAAGTCTTCATCAGTGGGTGTGTTGATGTCAAACCTCATCAGAGGaaatctgcttccctctgctctcatctggatcacctctaGACCAGCAGCAtccaatcagatcccctccaaaTGCATCAACCGTGTGACAGAAATTCAAGGTTTCAATGACCCTCAGAaagaggaatatttcaggaaaagAATCAGTGATAAGCATCAAaccagcagaatcatctcacacatcagaagagcaagaagcctccacatcatgtgccacatccccgtcttctgctggatctcatccactgtgattgagaagctcctggaagaagatctgagagcagaaatccctcaaacttttactgaaatgtacatccactttcTGCTGATTCAAATGAGtaagtatgaagagagagatccaCAGAAACTCCTAAAGACCAAaagagaagtgattgtgaaacttgctgaagtggctttcaagcagctgatgaagggcaatgtgatgttctatgaggaggacctgagagagagcgACTTAGACATCCCTGATGCGTATTGTGGTATTTGTACTGAGATCTTTAAGGAAGAATCAGTGATTCATCAGAGAAAAGTCTACTGCTTCATTCATCTGAGTGTTCAGGAGTTTCTCGCTGCTTTCTATgtgttttactgttatttaagcAGCAACATGGAAGCCCTTAAGACCTTTGATTCAATGCACAATTTGCATAAAGGTGCAATAGATAAAGCCTTAGAAAGTAAAAATGGGCATCTGGATctgttcctgcggttcctgctgggcATCTCAatggagtccaatcagagactcttacaggatctactgacaaacacagagaacagctcagagaGCATCAGGAGAACCACACAGTATATTAAAGAAAAGATCAAATATGAACAAGGACTCTTAACTGAAAGATAtatcaatctgttcctctgtctgctggaagtcAAAGATCAATCTCTGTCCAGAGAAattcaggagtttgtgaaatcagagaaacacaaagaaaaaaaactctctcCATCTCACTGCTCAGCAATCGCCTACATGCTTCAGATATCAGAGGAGGTGCTAGATGAGCTGGATCTcaagaaatacaacacatcagatgagggcagaagaagactgataccagctgtgatcaactgcagaaaagctct TCTTGCTGGCTGTAATCTCACTGGTCAGTCCTATGAAATTGTGTCATCAGCTTTACAATCCTCAAACTCTGTCCTGAGAGAGCTagacctgagtaacaatgacctgcaggattcaggagtgaagctactCTCTGATGGGCTGAAGAGTCAAAACTGTCAGCTGGAGATATTAAG gttgtctggctgtatggtgacagaggaaggctgtcattatctgtcttcagctctgagttcaaacccctcacacctgagagagctggatctgagctacaatcacccaggacaaGCAGGAGTCCAGCTGCTTTCTGACAAACTAAAGGATCCAAACTGCTCACTAAAAATACTCAA TTTGGACCATGGAGAGCCTTTCAGGATCCGACCAGGTCTACAGAAAT atttctgtgatctcacactggatccaaacacagcaaacactcaACTCATTCTGTCTGAGAACGGAGAGGTGAAATATGTGGAACAGCCGcagccgtatcctgatcatccagagagaTTTAAAGATATTCCTCAGGTTCTGTGTCGAGAGAGTCTGACTGGACGTCATTACTGGGAGGTTGAGCGGACTGGCTGGGCTCGTGTATCAGTGGCCTACAAAACAATCAGCAGAGAAGGGACTGTAGGTAAGTTTGGATACAATAACAAGTCCTGGTGTCTCTTCTGTAttagtgatggatttgttttctGGCACAACAATCGGAACAAAAACATTCCTGCTCCTTCAGCCTTCTATAAAAGAGTAGGAGTGTATCTGGACTGGCCGGCCGGCATTCTGTCCTTCTACAGTGTCtgtgacaaacacacactcacacacttacacacattcagcaccacattcactgaacccGTCTATGCTGGATTTAAGGTTTTTGATTGCTCACTCTCACTTTGTAAAATTACACAACAGACAAACAACTGA